GCCGCGTGGTCGGCGGCGTCGGTGGCGGTCGACGCGGCACGTGCCGGCACCGGTGGCCGCTGTGGACGTCGACGAGCCCGACGAGGCGTTCTTCCGGGTCCCGGGTCCACCCCGACCAGACTGACCGACGCTGACGGCCACGACCGACCCGTACGCGCGCCGGCCGCCGACCGCCGACCGCCCCTTACGGGCGCCGACCGACCCCCGCGTTACTCGAACTTGGTGCGGTTAGCGGCCTCGCGCGCCTGCATCCGGATCGCGGACTCGCGCAGCGCGTTCTCGATCCGGCCGAGCAGGTCCTTGAGGCTGTCCGCCGCCGCCTCCCATTCGGTCTGCCGGCGCAGGTACGCCTCCTGGGCGTCGCCTTCCCACGTCGCGACCAGTGGCTGGATTCCGGTCTTGAGGTTGTCCAGCTCGGCCACCATGTTGCCGGAGGCGTTCTTGCAGTTGTCGGCCGCGCCGTTGAGCGCGGCGAAGTTGTACCTGATCTCCATGTCGTCTCTCCGGTCCGGCTCAGAGCTTCAGGGCTGCGGTGATCTGACCGGCGCTGGCG
The sequence above is a segment of the Solwaraspora sp. WMMD406 genome. Coding sequences within it:
- a CDS encoding WXG100 family type VII secretion target; this encodes MEIRYNFAALNGAADNCKNASGNMVAELDNLKTGIQPLVATWEGDAQEAYLRRQTEWEAAADSLKDLLGRIENALRESAIRMQAREAANRTKFE